A window of Microcystis aeruginosa FD4 contains these coding sequences:
- a CDS encoding Uma2 family endonuclease yields the protein MTTFPIIDNNESCADEVKFPPRDIWSEEPPLESYAHLQQILILLQCLEWLWQDRNDYFAAANLSIYYSPNQKKSEDFRGPDFFVVLGTERRLDRKSWVVWGEGGKYPDVIVEILSPSTAKMDRGEKKQIYQDIFRTPDYFWFDPETLEFQGFRLMEGQYQAIEPTDRGWLWSDRLGLFLGIYQQQLRYFHREGELIPTPAEVAKQEHQEKVLALQQIEQLKSRLRELGSDLEGI from the coding sequence ATGACCACTTTTCCCATCATCGATAATAACGAGTCTTGTGCGGATGAGGTAAAATTTCCCCCCAGGGATATCTGGAGTGAGGAACCCCCCTTGGAAAGCTACGCTCATTTACAACAAATTCTGATTTTACTTCAATGTTTAGAATGGTTATGGCAAGATCGTAATGATTATTTTGCCGCCGCTAATTTGAGCATTTATTATAGTCCTAATCAGAAAAAATCCGAGGATTTTCGCGGGCCAGATTTTTTTGTCGTTTTGGGAACAGAAAGACGCTTAGATCGAAAAAGTTGGGTAGTTTGGGGAGAAGGGGGCAAATATCCCGATGTTATCGTGGAAATTCTCTCTCCTAGTACCGCCAAAATGGATCGCGGCGAGAAAAAACAAATTTATCAAGATATTTTTCGCACTCCCGATTATTTTTGGTTCGATCCTGAAACCTTAGAATTCCAAGGATTTCGGCTCATGGAAGGGCAATATCAAGCAATTGAACCGACGGACAGGGGTTGGCTATGGAGCGATCGCTTAGGCTTATTTCTGGGTATTTATCAACAACAATTACGCTATTTTCATAGGGAGGGGGAATTAATTCCTACCCCCGCAGAAGTGGCTAAACAGGAACATCAAGAGAAAGTTTTAGCCTTACAACAAATAGAACAATTAAAATCTCGTTTACGGGAGTTGGGGTCCGATTTAGAAGGTATTTAG
- a CDS encoding CO2 hydration protein, with protein sequence MTGTLIKAKLPPSTHEFADIIHRLEAGGSMLPDTTENLMQIIGIYKAYAVPMDFYWRDLLYIAERVFLDPLPFFKYFLPQEYLDLQNHYAGDNADLRIWRGTGSAHPELLEFMDKGKTRKMPRLIHHLWHDRINMEFAEACMQAMLWHGRDMGWGLFDAYLDSEEYRQNADRAIKAYFKKNPVMMKLYDLFPDMFLEQVRMMSYYSNLGLFWEVMAPVFFEMSDIYDEGGFKGVPDAMNFLVNGIFAIAGRPIYHHVYIDGQCYEIIPKSKAFTWLYEAALPYVEAVFYRTAPFRGTKSYNAQAKQVPYQQKDFHYGILYADVFPVGTAGIPPTLLMDDMYHFLPQYLIDYYQQQCRGEDDILIQLGISFQRSMYNVTSAVIQALRTALLYPLDDPNPKHLLKNRQFFEAQMDRFKRPEARLRDIQNPNYR encoded by the coding sequence ATGACTGGGACATTAATCAAAGCCAAACTTCCCCCTTCTACTCACGAATTTGCCGACATTATCCACCGTTTAGAAGCGGGTGGATCCATGTTACCAGATACTACCGAAAACCTGATGCAAATTATCGGCATTTATAAAGCTTATGCCGTACCGATGGATTTTTATTGGCGAGATCTGCTCTATATTGCCGAACGAGTTTTCTTGGATCCTTTGCCCTTTTTTAAATATTTTCTACCCCAAGAATACCTAGATCTACAAAATCATTACGCTGGTGATAATGCCGATTTACGCATCTGGCGCGGCACGGGTTCTGCTCACCCTGAATTGTTAGAATTTATGGATAAAGGTAAAACCCGAAAAATGCCCAGATTAATCCATCATCTTTGGCATGATCGTATTAATATGGAATTTGCCGAAGCTTGTATGCAAGCCATGTTGTGGCATGGTCGCGATATGGGTTGGGGTTTATTTGATGCCTATCTTGATTCAGAAGAATATCGCCAAAATGCCGACCGCGCTATTAAGGCCTATTTCAAGAAAAATCCCGTGATGATGAAACTTTATGACCTGTTCCCCGATATGTTCTTGGAACAGGTGCGGATGATGTCCTATTACTCCAATTTAGGACTATTCTGGGAAGTGATGGCCCCGGTGTTTTTCGAGATGTCTGATATCTACGATGAAGGCGGATTTAAAGGTGTTCCTGATGCCATGAATTTCCTCGTTAATGGCATTTTTGCCATCGCTGGCCGGCCAATTTATCATCACGTTTATATTGATGGTCAATGCTACGAAATTATCCCCAAATCAAAGGCTTTTACTTGGCTTTATGAAGCGGCTTTACCCTATGTGGAAGCCGTCTTTTATCGTACTGCTCCCTTCCGGGGTACAAAGTCCTATAATGCCCAAGCAAAACAGGTTCCCTACCAACAAAAAGACTTTCACTATGGCATTCTTTACGCTGATGTTTTCCCCGTGGGTACTGCGGGAATTCCTCCCACGTTGTTAATGGATGATATGTATCATTTTTTACCCCAATATCTGATCGATTACTATCAGCAACAGTGCCGGGGGGAAGACGATATTTTGATTCAATTAGGGATTAGTTTCCAGCGATCGATGTATAATGTGACTTCGGCAGTTATTCAAGCTCTACGCACTGCTTTACTCTATCCCCTCGACGATCCTAATCCCAAACATTTACTCAAAAATCGTCAATTCTTTGAGGCACAAATGGACAGATTTAAACGCCCCGAAGCGCGTCTTAGAGATATCCAAAATCCTAATTATCGTTAA
- a CDS encoding NADH-quinone oxidoreductase subunit M, giving the protein MLSTLLWLPIIGAIIVGLFPDKFAPAKLRQITLFFVAAVLLWSLYLLTQYNLTSNGFQFSEYREWAKPIGLSYNLGVDGLSLPLIILNCFLTGIAIYSSEEKIERPRLYYILILLINAGVSGALMAKNLLLFIVFYELELIPFYLMIAIWGGEKRGYASIKFLLYTAVSGLLVLAAFLGIGFLNGGTFDYSSLSTADFSQKTQLLLLTLLLVGFGIKIPLVPLHTWLPDAYTEASPATAILLGGILAKLGTYGLVRFGLQLFPETWSLIAPGLAIVGVISVIYGALSAIAQKDIKRMVAYSSIGHMGYILVAAAAGTGLSVLGAVAQMISHGLILALLFYLVGIVERKAGTRDLDVLNGLMNPIRGLPLVSALLILAGMASAGIPGLVGFVAEFIVFQGSFSRFPVQTVLCIIASGLTAVYFVILLNRTCFGKLDNKLAYYPKVLKSETIPAFVLMVLIVFLGIQPNYLVRWIEPTTNSMVASLSGEAKPSFVFKKSPQKSSKTNWLNRGKFLSNS; this is encoded by the coding sequence ATGCTCAGTACCCTGCTTTGGTTGCCAATAATTGGAGCAATTATAGTCGGTCTTTTCCCCGATAAATTCGCCCCAGCAAAATTACGTCAAATTACCCTCTTTTTTGTTGCCGCCGTCCTCCTTTGGTCTTTATATCTGCTGACCCAATATAACTTAACCAGCAATGGCTTTCAATTTTCTGAATACCGCGAATGGGCAAAACCAATCGGTTTAAGTTATAACCTCGGAGTCGATGGTTTGTCCTTACCGTTAATTATTTTAAACTGTTTCTTGACAGGAATAGCTATCTATAGTAGCGAAGAAAAAATAGAGCGTCCCCGACTTTATTACATCCTAATCCTCCTGATTAACGCCGGGGTTTCTGGGGCATTAATGGCCAAAAACCTGCTGCTGTTCATCGTTTTCTATGAACTAGAATTAATCCCCTTTTATCTGATGATTGCTATCTGGGGAGGCGAAAAACGTGGCTATGCTTCGATTAAATTCCTTCTCTACACTGCCGTCTCCGGGTTATTAGTCCTAGCGGCATTTTTAGGCATAGGTTTCCTCAACGGCGGCACTTTTGACTATTCTTCCCTCTCGACCGCCGATTTCTCCCAAAAAACCCAGTTACTGCTCTTAACTCTGCTGTTAGTGGGATTTGGCATCAAAATTCCCCTCGTACCTCTCCATACTTGGCTACCGGATGCCTATACGGAAGCTTCCCCCGCTACAGCAATTTTATTAGGTGGTATCCTCGCTAAACTCGGTACTTATGGCTTAGTTCGCTTTGGTCTGCAATTATTCCCCGAAACTTGGTCTTTAATCGCCCCCGGACTGGCAATTGTCGGCGTTATTAGCGTTATTTACGGGGCCTTGAGCGCTATTGCCCAAAAAGACATTAAACGCATGGTGGCCTACAGTTCGATCGGTCACATGGGCTATATACTGGTAGCAGCCGCCGCCGGCACGGGTTTAAGCGTCCTTGGTGCCGTCGCACAAATGATTAGCCACGGTCTGATTCTCGCCCTTTTATTCTATCTGGTGGGCATTGTCGAACGCAAAGCCGGAACCAGAGATTTAGACGTTTTAAACGGTTTAATGAACCCAATTCGCGGTTTACCCCTGGTTAGCGCCCTGTTAATTCTCGCTGGTATGGCCAGCGCTGGTATCCCCGGATTAGTGGGATTTGTGGCGGAATTTATCGTTTTTCAGGGTAGTTTTTCCCGTTTTCCCGTGCAGACGGTTCTCTGTATCATCGCTTCTGGTTTAACGGCGGTTTACTTTGTTATCCTCCTTAATCGCACCTGTTTTGGTAAATTGGATAATAAACTTGCCTACTATCCCAAAGTCTTGAAATCGGAAACTATTCCCGCTTTTGTCCTAATGGTATTAATCGTCTTTTTAGGCATTCAACCCAATTATTTAGTCCGTTGGATTGAACCCACCACTAACTCGATGGTTGCCAGCTTATCGGGAGAAGCAAAACCTAGTTTTGTCTTTAAAAAATCTCCGCAAAAGTCCTCAAAAACCAACTGGTTGAATCGGGGTAAATTTTTGAGTAATAGTTAG
- a CDS encoding carbonic anhydrase produces the protein MFNTSRRQLIRYGGGFLGTGLAATILGSQLSQTNAQTAVNSQPWLTAQNKGLNPDQALTMLMEGNQRFWERRQKSPNRDQGRLTEVAESQAPFAAILGCADSRVPAEIVFDQGLGDLFVCRVAGNLATSEEIGSLEFGTLVLGAKVIVVLGHSRCGAVKATIEGGRFPGQIGRLIDGLQVGVERAERQPGSNKLERAIKANVNYQVEKLGKSPVIGELVDGKQLKVVGAYYDLDSGKVSLI, from the coding sequence ATGTTCAATACCTCTCGTCGCCAATTAATCCGTTATGGGGGTGGTTTTTTGGGAACTGGTCTGGCCGCTACTATTTTAGGCTCGCAATTGTCCCAAACTAACGCCCAAACCGCTGTTAATTCCCAGCCATGGCTAACTGCTCAAAATAAAGGATTGAACCCCGACCAAGCTTTGACTATGCTCATGGAAGGCAATCAACGTTTCTGGGAACGAAGACAAAAAAGTCCTAATCGCGATCAAGGGCGACTCACAGAAGTGGCCGAAAGTCAAGCCCCTTTTGCGGCAATTTTGGGCTGTGCCGATTCTCGCGTACCGGCGGAGATCGTTTTTGATCAAGGATTAGGGGATCTGTTTGTTTGTCGGGTAGCGGGAAATTTAGCCACTTCCGAAGAAATTGGTAGTCTAGAATTCGGCACGTTGGTGTTAGGAGCTAAGGTAATTGTTGTCCTCGGTCATTCCCGTTGTGGAGCGGTAAAAGCCACCATTGAAGGGGGTCGTTTCCCCGGACAAATCGGTCGTTTAATCGATGGCCTACAGGTGGGAGTTGAGCGGGCCGAAAGACAACCCGGTTCTAACAAACTTGAGCGAGCGATCAAAGCTAATGTTAATTATCAAGTAGAGAAATTAGGCAAATCCCCAGTTATCGGTGAATTAGTGGACGGCAAACAATTAAAAGTTGTCGGAGCCTACTATGATCTCGATAGCGGCAAAGTAAGTTTAATTTAG
- a CDS encoding NAD(P)H-quinone oxidoreductase subunit F: MFESFSQTIWLVPLYAFAGALLALPWSPGIIRQTGPRPAGYLNLIMTFLAFFHSLFALIAVWGRPPQSIAFNWLNAANLSISLDVQISAVNIGALLLITGLNLAAQVYAIAYLEMDWGWARFYSLVALFEGGMCALVICNSLFFSYCVLEVLTLGTYLLIGFWFNQSLVVTGARDAFLTKRIGDLILLMGVVALLPLAGTWNFDQLAEWAATANLNPNVANLLCLALIAGPMGKCAQFPLHLWLDEAMEGPMPATILRNTVVVSTGAWLLVKLEPVLQLSPLTLQVMTIVGSVTAIGAGLIAIAQIDVKRSLSYSVSAYMGLIFIAVATGQTETALVLLFTYAIAMSLLVMVVGNIIWNNISQDLSQYGGLWSRRPVSGLCYLVGAASLVALPPFGGFWALARMGDRLAEVSGLLLLVLLLVNALTAFSVTREFCVFFGGKIKPMTLRSPEALWPLVIPMTVTMGFALHLPILLAQWHLLPSNLNLGVAFLLVLSTAAGVIPAAYIYLNENISKPIVFQPKAVQDFFANDLYTAQLYKVTIVFVVGLISQIINWIDTFLVDGIVNLVGLATVFGGQSLKYNVSGQTQFYFLSIILGVALIGIIICWPLLSQISLVFS, translated from the coding sequence ATGTTCGAGTCCTTCAGCCAGACTATCTGGTTGGTACCTCTTTACGCCTTCGCCGGCGCACTTCTCGCTCTACCTTGGTCTCCCGGTATTATCCGGCAAACCGGCCCGCGACCGGCCGGTTATCTGAACTTGATCATGACTTTCTTGGCTTTTTTCCATAGCCTTTTTGCTTTGATCGCCGTTTGGGGTCGTCCGCCTCAATCCATAGCATTTAATTGGCTAAATGCCGCAAATTTAAGCATATCTTTAGATGTGCAGATTTCAGCTGTTAATATTGGGGCGTTACTGCTAATTACCGGCTTAAACCTCGCCGCTCAGGTATATGCGATCGCCTATCTAGAAATGGATTGGGGTTGGGCAAGATTTTATTCTCTCGTCGCCCTCTTTGAAGGGGGTATGTGCGCCCTAGTTATCTGTAATTCGCTATTTTTCAGCTATTGTGTGCTAGAAGTTCTCACCCTCGGCACTTATCTGCTAATTGGTTTCTGGTTCAATCAATCTCTGGTGGTGACGGGGGCGCGGGATGCTTTTCTGACTAAACGGATTGGCGATTTAATCCTGTTGATGGGAGTAGTAGCCCTTTTACCCCTTGCGGGAACATGGAACTTTGACCAATTGGCAGAATGGGCGGCTACAGCCAATTTAAACCCCAATGTGGCTAATTTACTCTGTTTAGCCCTGATTGCTGGTCCGATGGGCAAATGCGCTCAATTTCCTCTACATTTATGGCTAGATGAGGCCATGGAAGGACCGATGCCAGCGACAATTCTGCGGAATACCGTCGTCGTTTCCACTGGTGCTTGGTTATTGGTGAAATTAGAGCCGGTGCTACAATTATCGCCCTTAACCTTGCAGGTGATGACCATTGTTGGCTCTGTTACTGCCATCGGTGCGGGGTTAATTGCGATCGCCCAGATCGATGTCAAGCGCTCCCTTTCCTATTCCGTCAGTGCCTACATGGGACTGATTTTTATCGCTGTTGCCACCGGACAAACGGAAACCGCTTTAGTGTTGCTCTTTACATACGCGATCGCTATGTCCCTGTTAGTCATGGTGGTGGGTAACATCATTTGGAATAATATCAGCCAAGATTTAAGCCAATACGGCGGTTTATGGTCCCGTCGTCCCGTTTCTGGTCTTTGTTATCTCGTCGGTGCCGCTAGTTTAGTCGCACTGCCTCCCTTTGGTGGTTTTTGGGCATTAGCGCGCATGGGCGATCGCCTCGCAGAAGTCAGTGGTTTACTGTTATTAGTGCTATTGTTGGTCAATGCTTTAACTGCTTTTAGTGTCACTAGAGAATTTTGCGTTTTCTTTGGCGGTAAAATCAAACCGATGACCCTGCGCTCTCCAGAAGCTCTTTGGCCCTTAGTTATCCCCATGACTGTGACCATGGGTTTCGCCCTTCATCTGCCGATTTTATTGGCGCAATGGCATTTATTACCAAGTAACTTAAATCTGGGAGTGGCTTTTCTCTTGGTACTTTCCACTGCTGCTGGCGTAATTCCGGCAGCATATATTTATCTGAATGAAAATATCTCCAAACCGATCGTTTTTCAACCGAAAGCCGTTCAAGATTTCTTTGCCAACGACCTTTATACAGCCCAATTGTATAAAGTTACCATCGTTTTTGTGGTCGGATTAATCTCGCAAATTATTAACTGGATCGATACCTTTCTGGTGGATGGTATCGTTAACCTAGTGGGATTAGCCACGGTTTTTGGTGGTCAGAGTTTGAAATATAACGTCTCGGGACAGACCCAATTTTACTTTCTGTCGATTATTTTGGGAGTGGCTTTGATTGGTATTATCATTTGTTGGCCGTTACTATCACAAATTTCTCTAGTTTTCAGTTAA
- a CDS encoding LysR family transcriptional regulator, with amino-acid sequence MIQATLHQLRVFEATARHSSFTKAAEELFITQPTVSTQVKQLTKAVGLPLFEQIGKRLFLTEAGQELLFTCQEIFNKLDNFQMKVADIKGTRQGKLTLGVITTAKYFVPRLLGAFCQQYPGIDIALQVTNHQKLQERMLNNEDDLYILSQPPEEVELCSQSFLENPLVVVARRDHPLVGKKNLPLESLNQQPFIMRESGSGTRQAVQKLFNLHDIKVKVRLELGSNEAIKQAISGGLGISVLSKHTLISEGENGELAILDVEQFPIQRNWYVCYLAGKQLSVIADAFLKYLLEASQTIPIHAPLKNGHSLFVSH; translated from the coding sequence TTGATACAGGCAACCCTGCACCAGTTAAGGGTTTTCGAGGCTACCGCTCGACACAGTAGCTTCACCAAGGCGGCCGAGGAGCTATTTATCACTCAACCCACCGTCTCAACCCAAGTCAAACAACTCACAAAAGCCGTGGGTTTACCGCTATTCGAGCAAATTGGCAAACGTTTGTTTTTAACCGAAGCGGGTCAGGAATTACTGTTCACCTGTCAAGAGATTTTTAATAAATTGGACAACTTTCAGATGAAAGTGGCCGATATTAAGGGAACTAGACAGGGAAAGCTGACTTTAGGCGTGATTACTACCGCTAAATACTTTGTGCCGCGATTACTGGGGGCATTCTGTCAACAGTATCCCGGTATTGACATCGCCCTACAAGTGACTAATCATCAGAAACTGCAAGAGCGAATGTTAAACAACGAGGATGACCTCTATATTCTCAGTCAACCGCCGGAAGAAGTGGAACTTTGTTCTCAGTCTTTCCTCGAAAATCCCCTAGTGGTGGTGGCGCGACGAGATCATCCATTGGTGGGTAAGAAAAATCTCCCCCTTGAGTCTCTTAACCAGCAACCTTTTATTATGCGCGAATCGGGATCCGGAACCAGGCAAGCGGTACAAAAATTATTTAATCTCCACGATATTAAGGTTAAGGTGCGCTTGGAATTAGGCAGTAACGAGGCGATTAAACAGGCTATTTCTGGCGGTTTGGGAATATCGGTACTATCTAAGCATACTCTCATCTCGGAAGGGGAAAACGGAGAATTAGCCATCCTCGACGTGGAACAGTTTCCGATTCAGCGCAATTGGTACGTTTGTTACTTGGCCGGAAAACAACTTTCCGTGATTGCTGATGCTTTTTTAAAATACCTGCTGGAAGCTAGTCAAACTATCCCGATTCATGCCCCGTTAAAAAATGGTCACAGCTTATTCGTGAGCCATTAA
- a CDS encoding Uma2 family endonuclease, giving the protein MVSYLDIDDDLLFPDSDGQPMADNTEQYEWIVKIKENLEIIFADDPKVFIAGDLLWYPLRSTLVSPVAPDVMVAFGRPKGRRGSYRQWQEENIPPQVVFEILSPKNTKAEMSRKLEFYDTYRVEEYYLYNPMRCRLQGWQRQGENLAEIIPINDWTSPRLGVRFIWNESSLELYRPDGEKFLTTVELESQMRQEKQRADKEKKRADKEKKRADKEKKRADRLAERLQALGLGLEEE; this is encoded by the coding sequence ATGGTTAGTTATCTTGATATTGACGACGATCTTCTTTTTCCAGATAGCGATGGTCAACCGATGGCAGATAATACCGAACAATACGAGTGGATTGTCAAAATTAAGGAGAATTTAGAGATTATCTTTGCGGATGACCCTAAGGTGTTTATTGCCGGAGATTTACTCTGGTATCCTCTGCGTTCTACTTTGGTTTCACCGGTTGCTCCTGATGTTATGGTAGCTTTTGGCCGTCCCAAAGGACGGAGGGGTTCCTATCGTCAATGGCAGGAAGAAAATATCCCTCCTCAAGTGGTTTTTGAAATTCTATCACCGAAGAATACAAAAGCAGAAATGAGTCGAAAATTGGAGTTTTATGACACTTATAGGGTAGAAGAATACTATTTATATAATCCGATGCGCTGTCGTTTACAAGGATGGCAAAGACAGGGAGAAAATTTAGCAGAAATTATCCCCATCAATGACTGGACAAGTCCTCGTTTAGGAGTGCGTTTTATCTGGAATGAATCAAGCTTAGAATTGTATCGTCCCGATGGAGAGAAGTTTTTAACAACTGTTGAGTTAGAGTCTCAAATGCGTCAAGAAAAACAGCGTGCGGATAAAGAGAAAAAACGTGCGGATAAAGAGAAAAAACGTGCGGATAAAGAGAAAAAACGTGCAGACCGACTAGCTGAACGCTTACAGGCGTTAGGATTAGGTTTAGAAGAAGAATAA
- a CDS encoding glycosyltransferase family 2 protein, protein MMTETPITFSIIIPTYNRPERLKTCLDSLLNLDYPPDNFEIIIVDDGSNQPLDTLVNPYQNQLNLTLIRQNNSGPAKARNTGANAAQGEYLAFTDDDCTLDQKWLSALEKGFLETPNALLGGKTINALPNNPYSTASQLLIDYLYDYYNHQSQKVQFFASNNFALSRELFQKVGQFDLSFPLAAGEDREFCDRWLGASYPLVYIDDAIIYHAHHLTLTKFWRQHFNYGCGAYYFHQIRSRRNQTSLKVEPLNFYFQLLTYPFLNQCEQTSKVFLSGLLLISQLANILGFFKIKLQNI, encoded by the coding sequence ATGATGACAGAAACGCCAATCACTTTTTCTATTATTATTCCCACCTATAACCGTCCCGAAAGACTCAAAACCTGCCTAGACTCTCTCCTAAATCTCGATTATCCTCCAGATAACTTTGAAATTATTATCGTCGATGATGGCAGTAATCAACCCCTTGATACCCTGGTTAACCCCTACCAAAATCAATTAAATTTAACTCTCATTCGTCAGAATAATTCAGGACCGGCTAAAGCCAGAAATACTGGTGCTAACGCAGCCCAAGGTGAATATTTAGCCTTTACCGATGATGATTGCACCCTTGATCAAAAATGGCTCTCAGCCCTTGAAAAAGGCTTCTTAGAAACACCAAACGCTCTCTTAGGAGGAAAAACGATCAACGCCCTGCCCAATAACCCCTATTCCACTGCTAGTCAACTATTGATCGATTACCTCTACGATTACTATAATCACCAATCCCAAAAAGTCCAGTTTTTTGCTTCTAATAATTTCGCCCTTTCTAGAGAATTATTCCAAAAAGTCGGACAATTTGATCTTAGCTTTCCCCTCGCCGCCGGAGAAGATCGAGAATTTTGCGATCGCTGGTTAGGGGCTAGTTATCCCCTAGTCTATATTGACGATGCGATCATTTACCATGCCCATCACCTCACCCTGACTAAATTCTGGCGACAACATTTTAACTATGGTTGTGGTGCTTACTATTTCCATCAAATTCGTTCTCGTCGTAATCAAACATCCCTGAAAGTTGAGCCATTAAACTTTTACTTTCAACTACTAACTTATCCATTTTTAAACCAATGTGAGCAAACATCAAAAGTATTCCTTTCTGGTTTATTATTAATCTCACAATTAGCCAATATTTTAGGTTTTTTTAAGATAAAATTGCAAAATATTTAG
- a CDS encoding lipopolysaccharide biosynthesis protein — protein sequence MNIKKKTIQGIFWSGLQNWCSQAGSFIIFLILARLLTPEAFGLVALANVLINFMQIFLNQGFAQVLIQKQDLESQDINTVFWTQVFTGCLLTTITFFSAILISKVFHQPSLIPILQILSLVFIVNAFSQTQASLLRRDFKFKVLATRSLLGIIIAGIVGVVMALLGYGVWSLVSQQLTYELMGVIVLWTASNWRPKWQFSWITLTEIFSFSINVLGYKMVEFFNQKTDNLLVGYFLGEVALGYYAISHRILEVMTQLLIGTLNQVALPTFSRLQKDSQGFIAAYYRITQFTSLIAFPVFFAVIILSPELVISLFGQKWTNAIPILQIISLVGILRAITVFQRSAFVSLGQPLLQFKLGLLNATLNVIACLIAVQWGILAVATAYVLSDYLVFPLGQWLLSKLISLSWKTYLAQFIAPITSTVIMGLTILITQQLLSPWLEPQGRLIICSLLGITIYTATLRFAFPQLFSQIFTTLNLLRNSPKTSRK from the coding sequence ATGAACATTAAAAAGAAAACTATTCAAGGCATTTTTTGGTCAGGACTCCAAAATTGGTGTAGTCAAGCGGGTTCATTTATAATATTTTTAATTCTCGCTCGTCTATTAACTCCAGAAGCTTTTGGTTTAGTAGCATTGGCTAATGTATTGATAAACTTCATGCAGATTTTTTTAAATCAAGGGTTTGCTCAAGTATTGATTCAAAAACAGGATTTAGAATCGCAAGATATAAATACAGTTTTTTGGACACAGGTATTTACGGGATGTCTTTTAACAACTATCACTTTTTTTTCTGCTATTTTAATATCTAAAGTTTTTCATCAACCCTCTTTAATTCCTATCCTACAAATTCTTTCGTTAGTTTTTATTGTTAATGCTTTTAGTCAAACTCAAGCATCTCTATTAAGACGTGATTTTAAATTTAAAGTCCTGGCAACTCGCTCTTTATTAGGAATCATCATTGCTGGTATCGTCGGTGTGGTCATGGCACTTTTAGGATACGGTGTTTGGAGTTTAGTCAGCCAACAGTTAACCTACGAACTTATGGGGGTTATTGTTCTCTGGACAGCCAGTAATTGGCGACCTAAATGGCAATTTTCTTGGATAACTTTAACAGAAATATTTTCTTTTAGTATCAATGTTTTAGGATATAAAATGGTGGAGTTCTTTAACCAGAAAACTGATAATCTATTAGTCGGTTATTTTTTAGGGGAAGTTGCCCTAGGTTATTATGCAATTTCCCATCGAATTTTAGAAGTAATGACCCAATTGTTAATCGGAACATTAAACCAAGTTGCTTTACCAACTTTTTCGCGCTTGCAAAAAGATTCTCAAGGGTTTATAGCCGCCTATTATCGAATCACTCAATTTACCAGCTTAATCGCTTTTCCAGTCTTTTTTGCCGTGATAATTCTCAGTCCAGAATTAGTAATTAGTTTATTTGGACAAAAATGGACTAATGCTATTCCTATTCTGCAAATTATCTCCCTTGTGGGAATACTTCGGGCGATTACTGTCTTTCAAAGGTCTGCTTTTGTTTCCCTCGGTCAACCCTTGCTACAATTTAAATTAGGTTTACTCAATGCCACTTTAAATGTTATCGCTTGCCTCATCGCCGTGCAGTGGGGCATTTTAGCCGTAGCCACAGCTTATGTCCTCAGTGATTATCTAGTTTTTCCCCTCGGACAATGGCTTTTAAGTAAATTAATTTCCCTTTCTTGGAAAACCTATCTAGCTCAATTTATCGCCCCCATTACTAGCACGGTTATAATGGGTTTAACGATTTTAATAACTCAACAATTACTCAGCCCTTGGTTAGAACCTCAAGGTCGTTTAATAATATGCTCCCTTCTGGGAATAACTATCTATACTGCCACCCTCCGCTTCGCTTTCCCCCAATTATTTTCGCAAATTTTTACCACGCTTAATCTCCTGCGAAATTCTCCTAAAACTAGCCGCAAATAA